The following nucleotide sequence is from Cicer arietinum cultivar CDC Frontier isolate Library 1 chromosome 2, Cicar.CDCFrontier_v2.0, whole genome shotgun sequence.
tttaataatataataaaatgaaggcgaattttatttttttgattttgaatatatttttagtcactaaaaaaattatgacatttcaagttaaaccttaaaaaaattacttttagtttttattttgattttatagcgATTTTAAAAGTATCAAGTTttcaaaaaactttttaaaatagagataaaagtgaataaaaaaatattttagggGCTAATTTTAGTCTCATTTTagtctcattttaattttagtctcaCTCTGAatctaattttagttttttaaaatttcatatcaccgaagaaaaaacaaatcgagaattaagaaatttaaaaaataaaaagaaatgaaaaatggcTAATTATGGAAAAGAATATGTAGGTAGATAGATGAACCGTATGTTCACATTActtttttggattttaaaaGTAACTAGCCTAATTCTGGGTCCAGTCACTGAGTAGTCATTTTCTGTCGacataaaatatcataatagtGATGGATAAGAAAACATGTGTAggtgtattaattaattaatatgtgtgTACTTTAAAATCCTGGAGGAAAATAGTGATGGAATTTTCAACCATGAATCGGTTATTGATAGTTTGAGTGACACAAGCATTTGTGTGTGATTGAATGTGTTTCTTCAAATAATTCGAAAGCTTAATACAATTGATTAATTTGACATGTGAGtctcttcattttattttattttagaggtTATTCTTCAtgtaagtaaaaaaattaatgtatactGTCGAGAAATCacaatcatttatatatatatatatatatatatatatatatatatatatatatatataaatatatatatatatatatatataacttaaNNNNNNNNNNNNNNNNNNNNNNNNNNNNNNNNNNNNNNNNNNNNNNNNNNNNNNNNNNNNNNNNNNNNNNNNNNNNNNNNNNNNNNNNNNNNNNNNNNNNNNNNNNNNNNNNNNNNNNNNNNNNNNNNNNNNNNNNNNNNNNNNNNNNNNNNNNNNNNNNNNNNNNNNNNNNNNNNNNNNNNNNNNNNNNNNNNNNNNNNNNNNNNNNtatatatatatatgactttAAAATTTGTTACCGTAAAAGTAAATGTGttcaaattatcaaaaagttaaattaattgacacggttataaatttttacatttactttatatactattaaattaaattgtttattttatcttaGATGAAGAGACATTTATTATATGAATTATCCAACTTTAAAACTCTTATATAATATTCTATTcgtctcaaaatataaataaaattatgtcaaataaaaataatatatttgatttaaaatttgaattaaatacattagaaaaattaatttttatatttttgtttatattttgagataaaGAGAATATTTTCAGTGTCGCAATCCATATGATTGGAGTGCTTTTTCAAAGACGCGAGTCTTTcgtgattttaaaattaaaacactaATACCATAATTCAACTCCATGAATTAATTGGACAATTTTTCCATTAGAAAATACACACATGTGTCTACAATTTAATTACACCAATAGCCATGACCAacctcaaaaacaaaaaacaaagataAATAGTCAAGAGTCCAAACCCTAAAGATTTATCAAGCCTCATATTCTTCTTAATCAACACAATAAGTGCCCAAACAATCCCAatcatcaaaaataaaattgtcccCAAAAGTGAACCATCTTTAGGAACAACATAAGACTTAGGGTATTCACTCCAAGATGAAAGAACAAGAGGTAACCCTAATCCCATCAACATATTAAACATAGGACCAGCATAACAACCTGAAAAAGCAATTTGTGTACCATCAATTCCACCATTTTTAGCCATAGCACCATTTGCTATTAAATCACCTAATGAATTTCCCCAAGCTAGGACAGTTAGTCCTAGAATTGAAGGACTAATTCCTATAATATAACCAATTGAAACCAAAAGTGAAACAAGTTCCTCAGCTATTATATAAGTCCATGTCACACTCATTGAAAATCCACCAACTAACCAAGGAAACAAACATTTTCTAGGTGGTGTTGTACTTTTTGTTGTCACACATGCCATGTTACCTAAAACAATTCCAATTAATGATGAAGTTAAATATGCAACTAAGCTACTTTTTGAATCCATATTTTCCATTTgagtatttaataaaattgcaAATAAAATTGGTGCTAATGTGCAAGATATAATTGCATAAGGTTTTGACCAATTTTCTTCACTCACAATTGGTATGGTAAGTTTTCTTGGTAAGCTAAGTGGTAATTCTAGTACTTGTAAAATTTTCCacatgtaatttttaaaatcaaatgaattttcactactaaaaataaaaatttcttgttttttctctttttcttgaatggtaccaaattgattttgtaaaattggtttTTCAGCTTCGTCGTCATCGTCAACATAGCCTAATAACGGTATGCCAGATTCTAAGAAATCATCAGAAGAAGATATAGAAGATTCCACTTCTTTTCTATCAACTTCATATATGAAATGTGTGGCCGAGACGGCACAGACATAAAGGAAATAAATGGACATATAGCAAATCGAACCGAACAAGGAGATTTTACCAATGGAAATGATGATAAGGAGGATGAACAAggagaaaaggaagaaaatggCATCTCTAATGAAACTAGCTTTGTCAACAGCAACCTCATTGGAACTAACTAGAATACTTATGATCCCTAAAACAGCTGTGGAAACAAAAAATGCACCCCCCAAAATGCTATTAAGACCAACTGCCCCATTATTTGAACTTGTGAAAGAAACAACACTAGCAAAGAAATCAGGGGCACCATTTCCTAAAGAGAGTAATGTAACCCCAGCTATGGTTGGAGATAATCTCAAGATGTTTGATAAACCTTCTAGGGAGGTGCAAAAGTAATTTGAAGCTGTGTCAGCTAAAAGATAGAACAAAATGACAAGCCATAAAACAAGTAATGTGTGACCAAGAATTGGTGAATTTCCAAGATTGCAATAAAATATTTGGAGATAGTTTATGTAACCCTTTGATCTACAATCAGAATGTGTTTTTACATAAATGCACTTTGAGGTGTAATTTGAGAAGTTGTGAAGTTCGGTGCATGAATCAACTTTAATGTCACTAGTGAGAATTCTAGCATGGTTGAAAATGTTTGTGTTTGAGGcatgaaaattgaaatttgaagggtagatataaaattttaggaatATAAATAGGAGGAAGAGGAAGGATATGTTTAGGAGAAGATTGATGAGGtttttttgttgtgattttgAATTGGAGATGAAAGTGTAAAGAGCCATTTAATGTAGCTAGCTAGTTTTTTGAGGGTGTGTTAATGGTTTGAATATATAGAGATATTTGAGAAGATTTGTCCTTATGATATGGTGAATTTGTGATTTGAAATTTGCTATATGTTGGTTGATGTTAGAAAAGAACATGAATGGGAAGTTTTAGAAAAACAAATTGGAGCTAAGTAGAACGAACAAGAAAACAAATGAAGAAGGTTCCCTTTTTAAAGAGCTTTTCTAGTACTAGTACTACTTTTGTCTATATACACAGAAAATTAACCTATAGTTTTTATGTCATTGTCACGTGTAACATTAACCTATAGTTTTTATGTCATTGTCATGTGAGgcataaatatatgttataaaaTTAAACCTTGTTTTAACTTTTGTTGTATAAAGTTATTGGAAAAACTTAAGTGTCATATACGAAAAAATAAGGCCCAAAAAACTATAAGATCTAAAAAAAGTTTGTTAAAAGTTgtatactttattttaaaatttggttttctaaaaataaaataaattaaatataaaaatttattatggtGTTAAAGTTTATCGAATTAGATCAtccattatattattatattattcgtatatcaaatttaatagtGTTAAGTATGATGGatatattgagaaaaaaatcatatcctatattataaaaagataagacaaaaatttataaaaaataatattttttgttgaattatAAATTGTAAATCTATAAAATACTTGTACATTAAAGGAAAAAGGATGAAGTATAACCGATTCTCCtttttatttgagttatggaCAAAAAGAATCAAGGAAAGTGCCATAACAATTATTCATCGTGTTACAAATTAGAAATGTggatgtaataataataaacaaaatagaTAATCATTTAGCATATAATTCACAAATCAAATTCGAAATCAGCATATCCCAATCATAAAGTTGTTAGTTAGAGTGTTAGACATGAATCCTTAATTTTAAATGCAAACAGACACGTTGAGAAGTTTCGCATCTTGTCTTTTGGAATTATGCATGAAATTACACGTGTCAAGCAAATATTTGACTAAAAAACTAAATGATTGATGAGGTGGATCAATATTCAAaagatattcaaaattttaataaaaattgatcacACTTTCTAAAATAGTCATTTTGATCTTTGTTATTAAGAAATagcaataaaagttataaaaaaaataaaaataaatatatctatcAAAATTTAACTCGTCAAACCgacatcaattaatttattactacaaacataaagataaaaaaaattaatttatacttctaaaaaatattatcaattattattaaaattttaaataacttttaagaaACACTATTGGTGGACCACCCATATCACACCATGATGAAGAAAGGTATATAGGTTTGAGTGAAAGaaacttcctttttttttttaatttttttgactgAGTGTAGGAAACTTCCTAAAGAAACTCACTATATTTGTTTTTGGAATTTGTATTTGTCTATGGTGAATCAGCATGTTATGTGAACGGACATGGCCTAGTGGTGTCATTAGAAAGTGATTTCACAAGAAGAATGTAAAGGAAGGGACTAAAGAATTTGTCCT
It contains:
- the LOC101492039 gene encoding cation/calcium exchanger 1-like; its protein translation is MALYTFISNSKSQQKNLINLLLNISFLFLLFIFLKFYIYPSNFNFHASNTNIFNHARILTSDIKVDSCTELHNFSNYTSKCIYVKTHSDCRSKGYINYLQIFYCNLGNSPILGHTLLVLWLVILFYLLADTASNYFCTSLEGLSNILRLSPTIAGVTLLSLGNGAPDFFASVVSFTSSNNGAVGLNSILGGAFFVSTAVLGIISILVSSNEVAVDKASFIRDAIFFLFSLFILLIIISIGKISLFGSICYMSIYFLYVCAVSATHFIYEVDRKEVESSISSSDDFLESGIPLLGYVDDDDEAEKPILQNQFGTIQEKEKKQEIFIFSSENSFDFKNYMWKILQVLELPLSLPRKLTIPIVSEENWSKPYAIISCTLAPILFAILLNTQMENMDSKSSLVAYLTSSLIGIVLGNMACVTTKSTTPPRKCLFPWLVGGFSMSVTWTYIIAEELVSLLVSIGYIIGISPSILGLTVLAWGNSLGDLIANGAMAKNGGIDGTQIAFSGCYAGPMFNMLMGLGLPLVLSSWSEYPKSYVVPKDGSLLGTILFLMIGIVWALIVLIKKNMRLDKSLGFGLLTIYLCFLFLRLVMAIGVIKL